From Phenylobacterium montanum, the proteins below share one genomic window:
- a CDS encoding DUF1428 domain-containing protein: MYVCGLVIPVPEGQMEAYRRWAENGAKLFKDYGCLEIVESWEDFVPDGKQTDFRRAVAAKPGEKIVFTWQVWPDKESFQAAETRMHEDERFDTAGEPPFDARRLILGCFSPIFSMGREA; encoded by the coding sequence ATGTACGTCTGCGGCCTGGTCATCCCCGTCCCGGAAGGACAGATGGAAGCCTATCGGCGATGGGCCGAGAACGGGGCGAAGCTGTTCAAGGACTATGGCTGCCTGGAGATCGTCGAGAGCTGGGAGGACTTCGTGCCCGACGGCAAGCAGACCGATTTCCGACGCGCGGTCGCCGCCAAGCCAGGGGAGAAGATCGTGTTCACCTGGCAGGTCTGGCCGGACAAGGAGAGCTTCCAGGCCGCCGAGACCAGGATGCACGAGGACGAGCGCTTCGACACCGCCGGCGAGCCGCCGTTCGACGCACGGCGCCTGATCCTGGGGTGCTTTTCGCCGATCTTCTCGATGGGGAGGGAGGCGTAG
- a CDS encoding DMT family transporter encodes MTPRLPSHSRVFAVAGLGIGLYSMMDALMKQLSIAIGAYNAALWRSLAGVIITGLILALRKPRWPPVQALRLHGLRGLISPLLVFLFFWGVARVPLAEGIALSFIAPLITLYLAAVLLGEQVTRWSVISSLCGLAGVGVIMAARIGGPHSPDALLGALAILASAVVYSFNLILQRLQATAAAPEESAFFGTVVMAVILSGFAPFAARPPPMAQVPAIVGSALFASAAFITLSWAYARAEARVLVVLEYTAFLWAALFGFLMFKEPVTLTTLAGAALIVLGCLISAWHERSHQPSAELGI; translated from the coding sequence ATGACCCCGCGCCTGCCGTCCCACTCCCGCGTCTTCGCCGTCGCCGGCCTGGGCATCGGGCTCTATTCGATGATGGACGCGCTGATGAAGCAGCTGTCGATCGCGATCGGGGCCTATAACGCGGCGCTGTGGCGGTCGCTGGCGGGGGTGATCATCACCGGCCTGATCCTGGCGTTGCGCAAGCCGCGGTGGCCGCCCGTCCAAGCGCTGAGGCTGCACGGCCTGCGCGGCCTGATCTCGCCGCTTTTGGTGTTCCTGTTCTTCTGGGGCGTGGCGCGGGTGCCCCTGGCCGAAGGCATAGCCCTGTCCTTCATCGCGCCCCTGATCACCCTCTATCTGGCGGCGGTGCTGCTGGGCGAGCAGGTGACTCGGTGGTCGGTGATCTCGTCGCTCTGCGGCCTGGCCGGGGTGGGCGTGATCATGGCCGCGAGGATCGGCGGGCCGCATTCGCCGGACGCCCTGCTGGGCGCCCTGGCCATCCTGGCCTCGGCGGTGGTCTACAGCTTCAACCTGATCCTTCAGCGGCTGCAGGCCACGGCGGCGGCGCCGGAGGAGAGCGCCTTCTTCGGCACGGTGGTGATGGCCGTGATCCTCTCGGGCTTCGCGCCCTTCGCCGCCAGGCCGCCGCCGATGGCCCAGGTCCCGGCGATCGTCGGCAGCGCCCTCTTCGCGTCGGCCGCCTTCATCACCCTGTCCTGGGCCTATGCCCGCGCCGAGGCCCGGGTGCTGGTGGTGCTGGAATACACCGCCTTCCTCTGGGCGGCGCTGTTCGGGTTCCTGATGTTCAAGGAGCCGGTGACCCTGACCACCCTGGCCGGCGCGGCCCTGATCGTGCTCGGCTGCCTGATCTCGGCCTGGCACGAACGCAGCCACCAGCCGAGCGCGGAACTGGGGATCTGA
- the groES gene encoding co-chaperone GroES, translating into MAFRPLGDRVLIKRVEEETKTKGGIIIPDTAKEKPQEGEVVAVGPGARDDHGKINPLDVKKGDRILFGKWSGTEVKIDGQDLLIMKESDILGVVEA; encoded by the coding sequence ATGGCGTTTCGTCCGCTCGGCGATCGCGTCCTGATCAAACGCGTCGAAGAAGAGACCAAGACCAAGGGCGGGATCATCATCCCCGACACCGCCAAGGAAAAGCCGCAGGAAGGCGAAGTCGTCGCCGTCGGCCCCGGCGCGCGTGACGACCACGGCAAGATCAACCCGCTCGACGTGAAGAAGGGCGACCGCATCCTGTTCGGCAAGTGGTCGGGCACCGAAGTGAAGATCGACGGTCAGGACCTCCTGATCATGAAGGAAAGCGACATCCTGGGCGTGGTCGAAGCTTAA
- a CDS encoding cation:proton antiporter domain-containing protein yields MAVGSAGGGAAAGYKDLVLFLATAGIVAPLFKRLKISPVLGFLGAGVLLGPSGLGALAVRLPWLGAITVARPEDIADLAEFGVVFLLFMIGLELSWERLRLMRRLVFGLGPLQMLACGAALTGLASLAGASLPAALAIGAALTLSSTAVVIPVMAEHRRLHAEAGRATLSVLLFQDLSVAPIIITLGVVAKAQANGFDPRLLLAVLPAVAAIVAIVAIGRLLLRPMLKSVARARSEEMFLAACLLVVIGAGLISAVAGLSMAIGAFVAGLLLAETEYRHEVEVTIEPFKGLLLGLFFLSVGIDLDLSRLAQQPLLILGLAAGLILVKFAPAALAARVMGLKLPAAVETGLNLAAGGEFAFVLLNTAIQTRLVPAGLGESVLVAATLTMFAIPLLGALGATASQAASKAPAHEPPPPADPAAPPRVLVIGYGRVGRLVGEMLTRHKIDWIAADRDAHNAEAARRGGKAVYFGDAARIEFLRRLGLMSARGLVVTMDSPEGAEAVVGAARQARPDLTIVARARDARQAKRLYELGATDAVPETIEASLQLSEAVLVDIGVPMGLVIASVHEARDDFRKELNRPDALGARVRKARDAIKGRSARF; encoded by the coding sequence ATGGCAGTGGGCAGTGCGGGGGGCGGCGCGGCGGCGGGCTACAAGGACCTGGTGCTGTTCCTGGCCACCGCCGGGATCGTCGCCCCGCTGTTCAAGCGCTTGAAGATCAGTCCGGTGCTGGGCTTTCTGGGCGCCGGCGTGCTTTTGGGCCCCTCCGGCCTGGGCGCCCTGGCCGTCCGGCTGCCCTGGCTCGGCGCCATCACCGTGGCCCGGCCCGAGGACATAGCCGACCTCGCCGAATTCGGGGTGGTGTTCCTGCTGTTCATGATCGGGCTGGAGCTGTCGTGGGAGCGGCTTCGGCTGATGCGGCGGCTGGTGTTCGGCCTCGGGCCGCTGCAGATGCTGGCCTGCGGCGCAGCCCTGACCGGCCTGGCGAGCTTGGCGGGCGCCAGCTTGCCTGCCGCCCTGGCGATCGGCGCGGCCCTGACCCTGTCCTCCACCGCGGTGGTGATCCCGGTGATGGCCGAGCACCGGCGGCTGCACGCCGAGGCCGGCCGCGCGACCCTGTCGGTGCTGCTGTTCCAGGACCTCTCGGTGGCCCCGATCATCATCACCCTGGGCGTGGTGGCCAAGGCCCAGGCCAACGGCTTCGACCCGCGGCTGCTGCTGGCCGTGCTGCCGGCGGTGGCGGCCATCGTCGCCATCGTCGCCATCGGCCGATTGCTGCTCAGACCCATGCTGAAGTCGGTGGCGCGGGCTCGGAGCGAGGAGATGTTCCTGGCCGCCTGCCTCTTGGTGGTTATAGGCGCCGGCCTGATCAGCGCGGTGGCGGGCCTCTCCATGGCCATCGGCGCCTTCGTCGCCGGGCTGCTCCTGGCCGAGACCGAATATCGGCACGAGGTCGAGGTGACCATCGAGCCGTTCAAGGGTCTCCTGCTCGGCCTGTTCTTCCTCTCGGTGGGCATCGACCTGGACCTCTCGCGGCTGGCGCAGCAACCGCTGCTGATCCTCGGGCTGGCGGCCGGCCTGATCCTGGTCAAGTTCGCGCCAGCGGCCCTGGCGGCGCGGGTCATGGGGTTGAAGCTTCCGGCGGCGGTCGAGACCGGCCTGAACCTCGCCGCCGGCGGCGAGTTCGCCTTCGTGCTCTTGAACACCGCCATCCAGACCCGGCTGGTCCCGGCGGGGCTGGGCGAGAGCGTGCTGGTGGCCGCGACCCTGACCATGTTCGCCATTCCCCTGCTTGGGGCGCTGGGGGCCACGGCCAGCCAGGCGGCGTCCAAGGCCCCGGCGCACGAGCCGCCCCCGCCCGCCGACCCGGCCGCCCCGCCGCGGGTGCTGGTGATCGGCTACGGCCGGGTCGGGCGGCTGGTCGGCGAGATGCTGACGCGGCACAAGATCGACTGGATCGCCGCCGACCGCGACGCCCACAACGCCGAGGCCGCCCGCCGCGGCGGAAAGGCGGTCTATTTCGGCGACGCGGCCCGGATCGAGTTCCTGCGTCGCCTGGGCCTGATGAGCGCGCGCGGCCTGGTGGTGACCATGGACTCGCCCGAAGGCGCCGAGGCGGTGGTCGGCGCGGCGCGCCAGGCCCGCCCGGACCTGACCATCGTCGCCCGCGCCCGCGACGCCCGCCAGGCCAAGCGGCTCTACGAGCTGGGCGCCACCGACGCCGTGCCCGAGACCATCGAGGCCTCGCTACAGCTGTCTGAAGCCGTGCTGGTCGACATCGGCGTGCCCATGGGGCTGGTGATCGCCTCGGTGCACGAGGCGCGCGACGATTTCAGGAAGGAGCTGAACCGCCCGGACGCCCTGGGCGCGCGGGTGCGCAAGGCGCGCGACGCCATCAAGGGCCGCTCGGCGCGGTTTTGA
- the groL gene encoding chaperonin GroEL (60 kDa chaperone family; promotes refolding of misfolded polypeptides especially under stressful conditions; forms two stacked rings of heptamers to form a barrel-shaped 14mer; ends can be capped by GroES; misfolded proteins enter the barrel where they are refolded when GroES binds) has translation MAAKDVYFSSDARDKMLRGVNTLANAVKVTLGPKGRNVVIEKSFGAPRSTKDGVSVAKEIELSDRFENLGAQLIREVASKTNDKAGDGTTTATVLAQAIVVEGLKSVAAGMNPMDLKRGVDKAVTKVIEEIKATSKKVTTNAEIAQVGAISANGDHDVGDMIAKAMEKVGNEGVITVEEAKSLETELDVVEGMQFDRGYLSPYFITNADKMEAVLEEPLILLFEKKLSSLQALLPVLEAVVQSGRPLLIVAEDIEGEALATLVVNKLRGGLRVAAVKAPGFGDRRKAMLEDIAILTAGQLISEDLGIKLENVTLDMLGRAKKVTITKDDTTIVDGLGDKADIEARISQIKRQIEDTTSDYDKEKLQERLAKLAGGVAVVRVGGSTEVEVKEKKDRVDDALNATRAAVEEGIVPGGGVALLKASKVLDGFKGDNEDQDAGVAIVRRALQAPIRQIAENAGVEGSIVVGKILENSSATFGFNAQTEEYVDLIQAGIIDPAKVVRTALQDAASVAGLLITTEAAIVEAPKKSSGGGAPGGMPGGMGDMDF, from the coding sequence ATGGCTGCCAAAGACGTCTATTTCTCCTCCGACGCGCGCGACAAGATGCTCCGCGGCGTCAACACCCTGGCCAACGCCGTGAAGGTCACCCTGGGTCCCAAGGGCCGCAACGTGGTGATCGAAAAGTCCTTCGGCGCCCCGCGCTCGACCAAGGACGGCGTGTCGGTCGCCAAGGAAATCGAGCTGTCTGATCGCTTCGAGAACCTGGGCGCCCAGCTGATCCGCGAAGTCGCCTCCAAGACCAACGACAAGGCCGGCGACGGCACCACCACCGCCACCGTCCTGGCCCAGGCGATCGTCGTCGAAGGCCTGAAGTCGGTCGCGGCCGGCATGAACCCGATGGACCTGAAGCGCGGCGTCGACAAGGCCGTGACCAAGGTGATCGAAGAGATCAAGGCGACCTCCAAGAAGGTCACCACCAACGCCGAGATCGCCCAGGTCGGCGCCATCTCCGCCAACGGCGACCATGACGTCGGCGACATGATCGCCAAGGCCATGGAAAAGGTCGGCAACGAAGGCGTGATCACGGTGGAAGAGGCCAAGAGCCTGGAAACCGAACTCGACGTCGTCGAAGGCATGCAGTTCGACCGCGGCTACCTGTCGCCCTACTTCATCACCAACGCCGACAAGATGGAGGCGGTCCTCGAAGAGCCGCTGATCCTGCTGTTCGAAAAGAAGCTGTCCTCGCTGCAGGCCCTGCTGCCGGTGCTGGAAGCCGTGGTCCAGTCGGGCCGTCCGCTGCTGATCGTGGCGGAAGACATCGAAGGCGAAGCCCTGGCCACCCTGGTGGTCAACAAGCTGCGCGGCGGCCTGCGCGTCGCGGCGGTCAAGGCTCCGGGCTTCGGCGATCGCCGCAAGGCCATGCTGGAAGACATCGCCATCCTGACCGCCGGCCAGCTGATCAGCGAAGACCTGGGCATCAAGCTCGAGAACGTCACCCTCGACATGCTGGGCCGCGCCAAGAAGGTCACCATCACCAAGGACGACACCACCATCGTGGACGGCCTTGGCGACAAGGCTGACATCGAAGCCCGCATCAGCCAGATCAAGCGCCAGATCGAGGACACCACCTCGGACTACGACAAGGAAAAGCTGCAAGAGCGTCTGGCCAAGCTGGCCGGCGGCGTTGCGGTGGTCCGCGTCGGCGGCTCGACCGAAGTCGAAGTGAAGGAAAAGAAGGACCGGGTCGACGACGCCCTCAACGCCACCCGCGCGGCGGTTGAAGAAGGCATCGTCCCCGGCGGCGGCGTCGCCCTGCTCAAGGCCTCCAAGGTTCTGGACGGCTTCAAGGGCGACAACGAAGACCAGGACGCCGGCGTCGCCATCGTGCGCCGCGCCCTGCAGGCCCCGATCCGTCAGATCGCCGAAAACGCCGGCGTGGAAGGCTCGATCGTGGTCGGCAAGATCCTGGAAAACAGCTCCGCCACCTTCGGCTTCAACGCCCAGACGGAAGAATATGTCGACCTGATCCAGGCCGGCATCATCGACCCGGCCAAGGTCGTGCGCACCGCGCTGCAGGACGCCGCCTCGGTGGCGGGCCTGCTGATCACCACGGAAGCGGCGATCGTCGAAGCCCCGAAGAAGTCTTCGGGCGGCGGCGCCCCGGGCGGCATGCCCGGCGGCATGGGCGACATGGACTTCTAA
- a CDS encoding M13 family metallopeptidase, with protein sequence MKSLFLASCAVIALSAFTPAVAGDAPDAAAVATPHYGTWGYDLTGEDKAASPGADFFRFANGAWSDHAEIPADRVRFGNFDKLYVLSENRTRLIIESAAAGQSSDPDAAKIGAAYKAFMDQDKVEALDAKPLAPDLDAIRAEKTLGDVAALMGRSPLSFQGGVFAAGIQADQKAPTKYAVYLDTAGLSLPDRDYYLEAQFAEKKQAYQAYVAKMLGQIGWPDADAQAKAVVDFETEIAKVSWTKAQERDPDKTYNPMSVDELVQYAPGFDFKAFLRAGDLPDSGRVILGANTAFPKVAAIFANTPMETLKAWQAFQVVDSAAPYLSDRFVQARFEFRNKTLAGQPQQKPRWKRGVAFVQGALGESVGRLYVAQYFTPEAKAQMDDLVGQLRVALKGRIERLDWMAPETKAKALEKLSKFTVKIGYPDRWRDYSPLTVAADDLYGDAERSTAYEWERQVKRLNDPVDKMEWGMTPQTVNAYYNPTNNEIVFPAAILQPPFFDPKADPAINYGGIGAVIGHEMTHGFDDEGRKYDGLGALSDWWSPQDAKKFEAQTARLGAQYSAFEPLPGAHIKGDNTMGENIADLGGLLVALDAYHASLHGKPAPVIDGLTGDQRVFLGFAQIWREKIRDDALRQQIASNEHSPAHYRVVGTVRNVDAWYKAFGIKPGDPMYVPPEQRVRIW encoded by the coding sequence ATGAAATCGCTCTTTCTGGCCAGTTGCGCCGTCATCGCGCTCAGCGCCTTCACCCCGGCCGTGGCGGGGGACGCGCCCGACGCCGCGGCGGTGGCCACGCCGCACTATGGGACCTGGGGCTATGACCTCACCGGCGAGGACAAGGCCGCCTCGCCTGGCGCCGACTTCTTCCGCTTCGCCAACGGCGCCTGGTCCGACCATGCCGAGATTCCGGCCGACCGCGTCCGCTTCGGCAATTTCGACAAGCTCTACGTGCTGTCCGAGAACCGCACCCGCCTGATCATCGAATCCGCCGCCGCCGGCCAGTCGTCCGACCCTGACGCGGCCAAGATCGGCGCCGCCTACAAGGCCTTCATGGACCAGGACAAGGTCGAGGCGCTGGACGCCAAGCCCTTGGCCCCCGACCTCGACGCCATCCGCGCCGAAAAGACCCTGGGCGATGTCGCCGCCCTGATGGGCCGCTCGCCCTTGAGCTTCCAGGGCGGGGTCTTCGCCGCCGGCATCCAGGCCGACCAGAAGGCCCCGACCAAGTATGCGGTCTATCTTGACACCGCGGGCCTCTCGCTGCCGGACCGCGACTACTATCTGGAAGCCCAGTTCGCCGAGAAGAAGCAGGCCTACCAGGCCTATGTGGCCAAGATGCTGGGGCAGATCGGCTGGCCGGACGCCGACGCCCAGGCCAAGGCGGTGGTCGACTTCGAGACTGAGATCGCCAAGGTCAGCTGGACCAAGGCCCAGGAGCGCGACCCCGACAAGACCTACAACCCCATGAGTGTCGACGAGCTGGTCCAGTATGCGCCGGGCTTCGACTTCAAGGCGTTCCTGAGGGCCGGCGACCTGCCCGACAGCGGCCGGGTGATCCTGGGCGCCAACACCGCCTTCCCCAAGGTGGCGGCGATCTTCGCCAACACTCCTATGGAGACGCTGAAGGCCTGGCAGGCCTTCCAGGTCGTCGACAGCGCCGCGCCCTATCTCTCCGACCGCTTCGTCCAAGCCCGCTTCGAATTCCGCAACAAGACCCTGGCCGGCCAGCCGCAGCAGAAGCCGCGCTGGAAGCGGGGCGTGGCCTTCGTGCAGGGCGCGCTCGGCGAGTCGGTCGGCCGCCTCTATGTCGCCCAGTACTTCACCCCTGAGGCCAAGGCCCAGATGGACGACCTGGTCGGCCAGCTCAGGGTGGCCCTGAAGGGCCGCATCGAGCGGCTGGACTGGATGGCGCCCGAGACCAAGGCCAAGGCCCTGGAGAAGCTCTCCAAGTTCACCGTCAAGATCGGCTATCCGGACAGGTGGCGGGACTATTCGCCCCTGACCGTCGCGGCCGACGACCTCTATGGCGACGCAGAGCGCAGCACCGCGTACGAATGGGAGCGGCAGGTCAAGCGGCTGAACGATCCGGTCGACAAGATGGAATGGGGCATGACCCCCCAGACCGTGAACGCCTATTACAACCCGACCAACAACGAGATCGTGTTCCCGGCCGCGATCCTGCAGCCGCCGTTCTTCGATCCCAAGGCCGACCCGGCGATCAACTACGGCGGCATCGGTGCGGTGATCGGCCACGAGATGACCCACGGCTTCGACGACGAGGGCCGCAAGTACGATGGCCTCGGCGCCCTCTCCGACTGGTGGTCGCCCCAGGACGCCAAGAAGTTCGAGGCCCAGACCGCACGCCTGGGCGCCCAATACTCCGCCTTCGAACCCCTGCCGGGCGCCCACATCAAGGGCGACAACACCATGGGCGAGAACATCGCCGACCTCGGCGGCCTGTTGGTGGCGCTCGACGCCTACCACGCCTCGCTGCACGGCAAGCCGGCGCCGGTGATCGACGGCCTGACCGGCGACCAGCGGGTGTTCCTGGGCTTCGCCCAGATCTGGCGGGAAAAGATCCGCGACGACGCGCTGCGCCAGCAGATCGCCTCCAACGAACACTCCCCGGCCCACTACCGCGTGGTCGGCACGGTGCGCAACGTCGACGCCTGGTACAAGGCCTTCGGGATCAAGCCGGGCGATCCGATGTACGTGCCGCCGGAACAGCGGGTCCGCATCTGGTGA
- a CDS encoding acyl-CoA synthetase yields MTEWIYADVWEAIADAIPDRPALIHGPRLITWREFDRRADALAAFLIGAGLQRQAKVGAYLFNAPEYLETYYAAFKAGLVPFNTNYRYAADELTYLFDNADAEAIVFHAEYAPMVEAIRERLPGVKAWIGVASPGHPVPAWASDYEAIVAGEVGRTIPSWGRSGDDLLFLYTGGTTGMPKAVMWRQDDLFNVLGAGGNVLLGVPPLETAREAGERARAAEPNLTMAAAPLMHGTSQFTALGSLTAGGAVAVLPSHRFSATELWDEVHRLKVNNMAIVGQAFAAPMLEALEAHPGRWDLSSVRRIGSSGVVWSFENKQGLLQHLPAGAILFDSLGSSEAVGLGASMSAAGETAKTARFVVGPNSAVFTEDGVRVEPGSGEKGLVATAGFVPVGYYKDPEKSARTFRTFEGRRWSVPGDFAIVEADGSMTLLGRGSQVINTGGEKVFPEEVEEALKRHPAVRDAVVVGVPDPRFGERICAVVEAEPSAAPPTLAELSSHVKTQLADYKTPRELVLAPVARAPNGKVDYKASKALAIEALKVAAAG; encoded by the coding sequence ATGACCGAGTGGATCTATGCGGACGTCTGGGAAGCGATCGCCGACGCCATTCCCGACAGGCCGGCCCTGATCCACGGCCCCCGCCTGATCACTTGGCGCGAGTTCGACCGCCGGGCCGACGCGCTGGCCGCCTTCCTGATCGGCGCGGGTCTGCAGCGCCAGGCCAAGGTCGGGGCCTACCTGTTCAACGCGCCGGAATATCTCGAGACCTACTACGCCGCCTTCAAGGCGGGCCTGGTCCCCTTCAACACCAACTACCGCTACGCCGCCGACGAACTGACCTATCTGTTCGACAACGCCGACGCCGAGGCGATCGTCTTCCACGCCGAATATGCGCCGATGGTCGAGGCGATCCGCGAGCGCCTGCCCGGCGTGAAGGCCTGGATCGGCGTCGCCAGCCCCGGCCACCCCGTCCCGGCCTGGGCGAGCGACTATGAAGCGATCGTCGCCGGCGAGGTCGGCCGCACGATCCCCTCCTGGGGCCGCTCGGGCGACGACCTCCTGTTCCTCTACACCGGCGGCACCACCGGCATGCCCAAGGCGGTGATGTGGCGCCAGGACGACCTGTTCAACGTCTTGGGCGCCGGCGGCAATGTGCTCCTGGGCGTGCCGCCGCTGGAGACCGCCCGCGAGGCCGGCGAGCGCGCCCGGGCGGCCGAGCCCAACCTGACCATGGCCGCGGCGCCCCTGATGCACGGTACCTCCCAGTTCACTGCCCTCGGCAGCCTGACCGCCGGGGGGGCGGTGGCGGTCCTGCCCTCGCACCGCTTCAGCGCGACCGAACTGTGGGACGAGGTCCATCGGCTGAAGGTCAACAACATGGCCATCGTCGGCCAGGCCTTCGCCGCGCCCATGCTGGAGGCCCTGGAAGCCCATCCCGGCCGCTGGGACCTGTCCAGCGTGCGCCGGATCGGCTCCTCGGGCGTGGTCTGGAGCTTCGAGAACAAGCAGGGCCTGCTGCAGCACCTGCCCGCGGGCGCGATCCTGTTCGACAGCCTGGGCTCGTCCGAGGCGGTGGGCCTGGGCGCCTCGATGTCGGCGGCGGGCGAGACGGCCAAGACCGCCCGCTTCGTGGTCGGCCCCAACAGCGCCGTGTTCACCGAGGACGGCGTGCGCGTCGAGCCGGGCTCGGGCGAGAAGGGCCTGGTGGCCACCGCCGGCTTCGTGCCGGTGGGCTACTACAAGGACCCCGAAAAGTCGGCCCGCACCTTCCGCACCTTCGAGGGCCGCCGCTGGTCGGTCCCCGGCGATTTCGCCATCGTCGAGGCCGACGGCTCCATGACCCTCCTGGGCCGCGGCTCGCAGGTGATCAACACCGGCGGCGAAAAGGTCTTCCCCGAGGAGGTTGAGGAGGCCCTGAAGCGCCATCCCGCGGTGCGTGACGCGGTGGTGGTCGGCGTGCCCGACCCCCGCTTCGGCGAGCGCATCTGCGCCGTAGTCGAGGCTGAACCTTCCGCCGCGCCGCCGACCCTGGCGGAGTTGTCCAGCCACGTCAAAACCCAGCTCGCCGACTACAAGACCCCCCGCGAACTGGTTCTGGCCCCGGTGGCCCGCGCGCCCAACGGCAAGGTCGACTACAAGGCCAGCAAGGCCCTGGCGATCGAGGCGCTGAAAGTAGCGGCTGCGGGATAA
- a CDS encoding S1C family serine protease — MSRAVLLGLAAAMAVTGAAWAQTPAGAAKPPVAAPVATPPPGPAVALVDAPVGADARPFGFSRVVIRMPLGASFQSPHIGIFCIAAAGNKTWQVSGDSPQKPGPYQQVLREEMAPAGFKVDGDPDNVFETASSTSDIQLAAIITQVDMDYCQPRIGFGDVSIRGHGSLSVQWQVYSTIQKQVLAKIDTTGSAEFKEVTAGGLQALLLAAFRENVRKLSASKSFRDAVASTPSLPGDLAKPTPQTPIVLAGALAAKPRPVNEAVSAVVLILAGDSEGSGFLASSDGLVLTARHVVGDAKYVKIRWSDGAEGLGEVVRADKARDVALIKTDPRGHAPLRLRREPLQPGDAVFAVGAPLDPKFQSTVTRGVISAYRTFSGLNYIQSDATVNPGNSGGPLLDDKGEAIGATVGGYTVTGAPTNINLFIPVGDAMDFLSATPK, encoded by the coding sequence ATGTCGAGGGCGGTGCTGTTGGGGTTGGCCGCGGCCATGGCCGTCACAGGCGCCGCCTGGGCGCAGACGCCGGCGGGCGCCGCCAAACCACCCGTCGCTGCGCCGGTCGCCACGCCCCCGCCTGGGCCTGCGGTCGCATTGGTCGATGCCCCGGTCGGCGCGGACGCACGCCCGTTCGGCTTCAGCCGGGTCGTGATCCGCATGCCCCTGGGGGCGTCGTTCCAGTCGCCGCACATCGGCATCTTCTGCATCGCCGCGGCGGGGAACAAGACCTGGCAGGTCAGCGGGGACTCGCCGCAAAAGCCCGGCCCCTACCAGCAGGTCCTGCGCGAGGAGATGGCGCCCGCCGGCTTCAAGGTCGACGGCGATCCGGACAATGTGTTCGAGACAGCGTCCTCCACCAGCGACATCCAGCTCGCCGCCATCATCACCCAGGTCGATATGGACTATTGCCAGCCCCGGATCGGCTTCGGCGATGTCTCGATTCGCGGCCACGGTTCGCTGTCGGTCCAATGGCAGGTCTATTCGACCATCCAGAAGCAGGTGCTGGCCAAGATCGACACCACCGGCTCGGCGGAATTCAAGGAGGTGACCGCCGGCGGTCTCCAGGCGCTGCTGCTGGCGGCGTTCCGGGAAAATGTGCGCAAGCTGTCCGCTTCGAAGAGTTTCCGCGATGCGGTGGCCAGCACGCCGAGCTTGCCCGGCGACCTGGCCAAGCCGACGCCCCAGACCCCGATCGTCCTGGCCGGCGCCCTTGCGGCCAAGCCGCGCCCGGTCAACGAGGCGGTCAGTGCAGTGGTGCTCATCCTGGCCGGCGACAGTGAGGGCAGCGGTTTCCTGGCCTCGTCCGACGGCCTGGTGCTGACGGCCCGCCACGTCGTGGGCGACGCCAAGTATGTGAAGATCCGCTGGTCCGATGGGGCCGAAGGTCTGGGCGAGGTGGTGCGCGCCGACAAGGCGCGCGATGTGGCCCTGATCAAGACCGACCCGCGCGGCCACGCCCCGCTTCGCCTGCGCCGCGAGCCTCTGCAGCCGGGAGACGCCGTGTTCGCCGTGGGGGCGCCGCTGGACCCAAAGTTCCAGAGCACGGTCACCCGGGGCGTGATTTCGGCCTACCGCACCTTCAGCGGGCTCAACTACATCCAGAGCGACGCCACGGTGAATCCAGGCAACAGCGGCGGCCCGCTCTTGGATGACAAGGGTGAGGCCATCGGCGCCACGGTCGGCGGCTACACGGTCACCGGCGCCCCCACCAACATCAACCTGTTCATCCCGGTGGGCGACGCCATGGATTTCCTGTCGGCGACGCCGAAATAG